One stretch of Juglans microcarpa x Juglans regia isolate MS1-56 chromosome 3D, Jm3101_v1.0, whole genome shotgun sequence DNA includes these proteins:
- the LOC121254777 gene encoding glycerol-3-phosphate acyltransferase RAM2-like has product MADATFPTVEKCASIGREQHTVLADMDGTLLRGRSSFPYFAILAFEVGGVLRLLFLLLASPLAGLLYYFVSESAGIKVLIFATFAGVRISEIESVARAVLPKFYSSDLHPVTWRVFSACGQRYVLTANPRIMVEAFLKDFLGADSVLGTEVATYRGRATGFVREPGILVGKNKADALNKTFGETQPDIGLGDRHTDAPFMSLCKEAYIVPPKPDVKAVTSDKLPKPIVFHDGRLVQKPTPLIALLTILWIPIGFVLACLRIAAGALLPMPLVYYAFWALGVRVTIKGTPPPPVKKSTGQSGVLFICSHRTLLDPIFLSTALGRPIPAVTYSVSRLSEIISPIKTVRLSRDRVADAAMIKKLLEEGDLAICPEGTTCREPFLLRFSALFAELTDHLVPVAMVNRMSLFHGTTARGWKGMDPFYFFMNPSPAYEVTFLNKLPLELTCSSGKSSHEVANYIQRVIAATLSYECTSFTRKDKYRALAGNDGTVVEKPALKANKVMGC; this is encoded by the exons ATGGCTGATGCTACCTTCCCAACCGTGGAAAAATGCGCGTCAATCGGCCGAGAACAGCACACGGTGTTGGCTGACATGGATGGAACCTTGCTTAGAGGCCGTAGCTCTTTCCCTTACTTTGCTATTCTGGCCTTCGAGGTTGGTGGAGTTCTGAGGCTCCTGTTCTTGCTCTTAGCTTCTCCACTCGCCGGACTTCTCTATTACTTTGTCTCAGAGTCTGCCGGGATTAAAGTTCTCATCTTTGCAACATTTGCCGGCGTGAGAATATCGGAAATCGAGTCGGTGGCGCGTGCTGTGCTGCCAAAATTTTACTCGAGCGATCTCCACCCAGTAACATGGCGCGTCTTTTCTGCATGCGGACAACGGTACGTCCTCACTGCGAATCCAAGAATCATGGTGGAAGCGTTTCTGAAAGATTTCTTGGGAGCTGATTCGGTTTTGGGGACAGAGGTAGCAACTTACAGGGGTAGAGCGACCGGGTTTGTTCGTGAACCAGGGATTCTTGTAGGGAAGAACAAGGCAGATGCTCTTAATAAAACTTTTGGAGAAACTCAGCCTGATATAGGCCTCGGGGATAGGCATACCGATGCTCCCTTTATGTCGTTGTGCAAG GAGGCTTACATAGTGCCGCCCAAGCCAGACGTAAAGGCTGTGACCAGTGACAAGCTCCCCAAGCCCATAGTCTTCCACGACGGCCGCCTCGTCCAAAAGCCGACTCCACTCATTGCACTGCTCACCATTCTCTGGATCCCCATAGGCTTCGTCCTTGCCTGTTTACGAATCGCCGCCGGAGCCCTCCTGCCCATGCCCCTTGTCTACTACGCTTTCTGGGCACTCGGCGTCCGCGTCACCATTAAAGGCACCCCTCCTCCTCCAGTCAAGAAATCCACGGGTCAGTCCGGCGTCCTCTTCATTTGTTCCCACCGAACCCTCCTCGACCCCATTTTCCTCTCCACCGCCCTCGGCCGCCCCATCCCTGCAGTCACCTACTCCGTCTCCCGACTCTCCGAGATAATCTCACCCATCAAGACAGTCCGGCTCAGTCGTGACCGAGTCGCAGACGCAGCCATGATAAAGAAACTTTTGGAAGAAGGCGACCTGGCAATATGCCCCGAGGGAACAACTTGCCGGGAACCATTCCTGCTGAGGTTCTCAGCTTTGTTTGCCGAACTGACGGACCATCTTGTACCGGTAGCGATGGTGAACCGGATGAGTTTGTTTCACGGAACCACAGCTCGAGGGTGGAAAGGGATGGACCCATTTTACTTCTTCATGAATCCTAGCCCGGCATACGAGGTAACGTTTTTAAACAAGCTGCCATTGGAGCTAACCTGCAGTTCTGGGAAGTCCAGCCACGAGGTAGCAAATTACATACAGAGGGTGATCGCCGCAACTCTTTCCTATGAATGTACCAGCTTCACCAGGAAAGATAAGTACCGAGCGCTTGCTGGTAACGACGGGACTGTGGTTGAGAAGCCAGCACTTAAGGCCAACAAAGTAATGGGATGCTAA
- the LOC121254778 gene encoding uncharacterized protein LOC121254778, protein MGACMSTPEGCVGGRLRSSKNKTRKRRRAVFKQRVPSRLSEGSQDKVDRPPTSDRSYNNPTFQGSTEEAWFDSVAIFESDCDEDYQSVPDDLSSFEGVARSSVSSLRDANHGDYGVNNHQTSSTSHMHKPGVLSRNSVYNSVGEVSKTSNVQVLNLDDVDSQSKRDGSSNEANRPVFLNEISSSMEGSPGKEEGMLDNCGILPSNCLPCLPSTVPSVEKRRSLSSSPPSLRKKGTLKLSFKWKEGNADGTLLSSKMLLQRPIAGSQVPFCPIEKKMFDSWSSIDPNTFKVRGLNYLRDKKKDFAPNYAAYYPFGVDVFLSQRKIEHIARFVELPVINSSGNLPPILVVNVQIPLYPPALFQGETDGEGMNFVLYFKLSDNYSKELPSNFQEYIRRFMDDEVEKVKGFPMDTNVPFRERLKILGRVVNVEDLHLSAPERKIMHAYNEKPVLSRPQHEFYSGENYFEIDIDMHRFSYISRKGFEVFLDRLKHCILDVGLTIQANKAEELPEQVLCCIRLNGIDYTNYQQLGLSQ, encoded by the exons ATGGGGGCGTGCATGTCCACGCCTGAGGGTTGCGTGGGAGGGAGATTGAGGTCCTCCAAGAACAAGACCCGTAAAAGGAGGAGAGCAGTATTCAAACAAAGAGTTCCTTCTCGGTTGTCTGAGGGATCACAAGACAAGGTTGATAGGCCTCCTACCTCTGATCGATCCTACAACAACCCCACTTTCCAAg GAAGCACTGAAGAGGCATGGTTTGATTCAGTAGCAATTTTTGAGTCTGATTGTGATGAAGATTACCAAAGTGTTCCAGATG ATCTGAGTAGCTTTGAAGGTGTAGCCAGATCAAGTGTTTCATCTCTGAGAGATGCCAATCATGGAGACTATGGTGTCAATAACCATCAAACTTCTTCCACCAGTCATATGCATAAACCAGGGGTTTTGTCGAGAAATTCGGTGTATAACTCTGTTGGTGAGGTTTCTAAAACATCGAATGTTCAAGTCTTGAATTTGGATGATGTTGATTCACAATCAAAACGTGATGGAAGTTCAAATGAAGCAAACCGACCTGTATTCCTCAATGAAATCTCCTCATCCATGGAGGGAAGTCCTGGCAAGGAGGAAGGAATGTTAGACAATTGTGGGATTCTTCCAAGCAACTGTTTACCTTGTCTTCCATCCACTGTTCCCTCTGTTGAAAAGAGAAGATCATTGAGCTCTAGTCCACCAAGTTTAAGAAAAAAGGGAACCTTGAAACTTTCCTTCAAATGGAAAGAAGGAAATGCGGATGGCACTCTAC TTTCCTCAAAAATGCTTCTACAAAGACCAATAGCAGGTTCCCAAGTACCTTTTTGCccaatagaaaagaaaatgtttgatTCTTGGTCATCTATTGATCCCAATACTTTCAAAGTTCGGGGTTTGAATTATCTTAG GGACAAGAAGAAGGATTTTGCTCCCAATTATGCTGCATATTATCCCTTTGGTGTTGACGTATTTTTATCTCAGCGAAAAATAGAGCATATTGCTCGTTTTGTTGAACTACCTGTTATTAATTCTTCTGGAAACCTCCCACCTATCCTCGTTGTAAATGTTCAG ATACCCTTGTACCCTCCCGCACTTTTTCAGGGTGAAACTGATGGAGAAGGAATGAATTTCGTTTTATACTTCAAGCTCTCTGATAATTACTCAAAGGAGCTTCCATCCAATTTTCAAGAATATATCAGA AGGTTCATGGACGATGAAGTTGAAAAGGTCAAAGGTTTTCCTATGGATACAAATGTACCCTTTCGGGAAAGGCTGAAGATATTGGGCCGTGTTGTAAATGTGGAAGATCTTCATTTGAGTGCGCCAGAGCGGAAGATTATGCATGCTTACAATGAAAAGCCTGTTCTTTCACGTCCTCAACATGAGTTCTACTCG GGAGAAAATTACTTCGAGATTGATATAGATATGCACAGATTCAGTTATATCTCTAGGAAAGGGTTTGAGGTATTCCTAGACAGACTAAAGCACTGTATCTTGGATGTTGGCCTCACAATTCAG GCGAACAAAGCAGAAGAGTTGCCAGAGCAGGTCTTATGTTGTATACGACTAAATGGAATTGACTACACAAATTACCAGCAACTTGGGCTTAGTCAATAG
- the LOC121255050 gene encoding uncharacterized protein LOC121255050, translating into MASSSSSSSSSSVLEDSSSPFHLQNGDSPGSILVSNLLTGDNYNSWCRSMEMALKAKNKIGFINGAIPQPVEADSSYPKWDRCNSMVLSWILNSVSRDIRETVVYAKTAKDMWDELKHQFSQGNGPRIFQLQK; encoded by the coding sequence ATGGCTAGCTCTTCTAGCTCTTCTAGTTCTTCCTCTGTTTTAGAGGATTCTTCCAGTCCATTTCATCTCCAAAATGGAGATTCTCCTGGCTCGATTTTGGTCTCGAATCTCCTTACGGGAGACAACTACAATAGTTGGTGTAGATCAATGGAAATGGCTTTAAAGGCCAAGAACAAGATAGGCTTCATCAATGGTGCGATTCCCCAACCAGTTGAAGCAGATTCTTCATATCCTAAATGGGATCGGTGTAACAGCATGGTTTTATCATGGATTCTCAATTCAGTGTCAAGAGATATTCGAGAAACCGTTGTCTATGCAAAAACTGCTAAGGATATGTGGGATGAGTTGAAGCATCAGTTCTCTCAAGGCAATGGACCACGGATTTTCCAGTTGCAAAAATAG